Proteins encoded by one window of Panicum virgatum strain AP13 chromosome 7N, P.virgatum_v5, whole genome shotgun sequence:
- the LOC120680432 gene encoding WRKY DNA-binding transcription factor 70-like → MALDSVPTYLSDLGSSHRAARTQQQRIRKDERTWTSDTYAPYDDGHQWRKYGEKKLSNSNFPRFYYRCTYKNDMKCPATKQVQQKDTSDPPLFSVTYFNHHTCSTSSNPMGSTRDIAAQSSSRKAVSICFSPHTASEQPAFLTSSATPQSPNIHSFRANQQPERSPHASQFQWTTASSPTSNGPLTMEVDSVSGASISSSSGGALPRTLLPIGQSRCIEYFHFL, encoded by the exons ATGGCTCTGGATTCTGTTCCTACCTATCTCAGCGACTTGGGATCATCCCACAGGGCTGCCAGAACCCAGCAGCAAAGGATCAG GAAAGATGAGCGCACTTGGACCTCGGACACTTACGCTCCGTATGACGACGGGCACCAGTGGAGGAAGTACGGCGAGAAGAAGCTCTCCAACTCCAACTTCCCAAG GTTCTATTACAGATGCACCTACAAGAACGACATGAAGTGCCCTGCCACAAAGCAAGTCCAACAGAAGGACACCAGCGATCCTCCATTGTTTTCCGTTACTTACTTCAACCATCACACCTGCAGCACCAGCTCAAATCCCATGGGAAGCACGAGAGATATTGCTGCGCAATCGTCGTCGAGGAAGGCGGTATCAATCTGCTTCAGCCCGCACACAGCCAGTGAGCAGCCTGCATTCCTGACATCCTCGGCAACGCCACAGTCCCCAAACATACATTCTTTCAGAGCCAATCAACAACCAGAGAGGAGCCCCCATGCAAGCCAGTTTCAGTGGACAACCGCATCGTCACCTACAAGTAACGGTCCGCTTACGATGGAGGTTGACAGTGTTTCAGGAGCAAGCATTTCATCCAGCAGCGGGGGTGCTCTGCCTAGGACATTGTTGCCGATTGGTCAGTCCAGATGCATCGAGTACTTCCATTTCTTGTGA